Below is a genomic region from Zerene cesonia ecotype Mississippi chromosome Z, Zerene_cesonia_1.1, whole genome shotgun sequence.
ggtatttaattgttttagtcCTCTCTAATATAGGGCAGTTACAGGTAACGCGAGGGAATCAAAAGactatagaatattttaatgccatatttattgtttcattataaaaaaattattcgcCGTAGTCGTTTGGGATCATCGTtactattttacattaataaaactgtttattataaattcaacataAATACAGTCTTCTCTTTTTATCCTTTAAGAGAATACATAGCTACGCTTCTCTTGATGATCAAGAAAAAAAGGTCTATTCGCttcatttttttctctttccacagaattttatatattgcgCTCTTTGATTAACATTATATCGTAAATCTTAATCTAACAAATACTCCTAttcataaagtaatattttcctTTCAAGGTTAAGCAAGTAAAGttcttgtaatttttgtttttttatgaaatgtaacaatatgataaaaatacaaaaattaatccaATAGTAACGAGGCGGTTATTGCTCTCTAGTatcaaaaatagtttttagtataatttgaaatgctgttaaaataatataacgtacgatatttaatataatctgtaCATTATGAACaacttcaatataaaatattgacaaaTATACTTAAACGCTATTAAtctctcatcatcatcagtcatcttcaatgttatttcatgaatagaaataaatgataGTATATCCTGAAACGTTGGCTAAAGTCGTCGTTGTCAGTCgcttttattatctgtggttgtcGTTGTCCATGGCCAGAAGTGCATTGTCTATGCATCTGCGGAGTTGGTGACGGCGCTACCGGTGGAGGATTGAGCATCGGGATCGGGTTCCCTTACTCCCATCCATGGCACCCGTTTTTCTAACTCGACtctatgaataataaacatactttaACGCATACTAATACTAAGATTCGTTTGCCATATGCACACCTGCCATAAAAGTTTatgaatgaaagaaataattataatacccTAGATTtaagcttataatattttaaaactctaGGATCCTTATTGCTGAGTGGTTTATTTACCTGAACCTTGGATGGTTAATAGCGTAGACCCAGGGGTCGAGGCAGGACACTGCTTTACAGAATACTGCTGGGATCATCGTCACCACAGGCGTTAATAATGAccttgaaaatatatacacataaataagaatcaataaaatcttagtagcaataataaatagtccAGATAAGGAGAAGtcgaaattatttgttaaattttcaattgaaagctaaattaaaaaatatgttttacaaaatgacttcaaataaacacaaatgttGTTATTCACATACCTGTCTCCAAAAGCTCCAATCATGGCGACGATTCCGTAAGGCGTCCAAGAGCAGATGAACAGGAAGAAGATTGTGAAAGCCACCTTCGCGATCCTGATCTCCACGCTCTTGCCGGCGTCTTCTTTGTTCGAAGCCAGAGACTTGACATTCATCTTCTTGGCCTGCTCCTTAAGCATTCTCTCGTGATGGCGGACCTggatttgtaattataatataatatgaaatcgCAATGATTAATTTACACACTTTGATAGACATATATAAGTCGTTTAGTTAGAAAAAATTCCTTCAGGAGAGCCATATGGATTTATATTACAACCGGTCCGCCCATACATCACCCGTGGCAGGTCacatatgattaaataatttttgaagtcattcaaataaacaaactttatgaAGTTGTCTAACTTGAGCAATAATTGTATcgcttattatttaacatagatCACAATATCCAAAACATACTTACAGCACCGAACAACTTGAGATAGAAGGTGCAGATCAGGCTCATGGGGATGACGTAGCTCCAAATGGCAATGCACAACACGAAAGTCTTTATGTCGTCGCTCAAGAAGTCAAATGAGCATGTTGTTAGGAAACCCTCTGGAacaatcatattaattaatacagataacattattaacatGTAATCAATCACATTGTTATGGGCAGAGTGGTGGATTGTGGTCTTTACCCTCATAAGAGGCTTgcattgggaacatatatatagactgatgatgatgatgataatttctATCCCAGTGTCTTTTGTCAGTTgtcttttttcaaaaatatttgaaatcactGACTAGGAacaacttaattatatttaaattcggaGCTTTAACAGATACCAGCAACGGCATAATTCAAGAAAATTTAAGTTTCAGTGCGTGCTGTTTAACAaggaatttattaaacaaatgcaCTCATCAAAATTGCGTAATTTTGAGATTTTGTTGTACATACCAGTAACAAATCTGCCCCAGGTCTTTGTGAGCGGGAACACTGTGAATGGAAGGGCATAGAGCCACGTGCATATCACTAGTAGTGTCGCCTGGGCCCTGTTGATTCTGCCATCGATTGGCGAGGATATTGTCCTATGTGAAGGAAAACAAAaagcatatatattataatgtgtttgtgtttatcaTTATAgcggtaaaaaaattaaaacatgtataacaaaagtataacaaaaattttattggaaGCTTTTATAGAGATttctaaaagaataaatatttgaatgtattgtCTCCagggaaataaaaataaaacaaacacaggGAAAAGGAGATTGGATCAGCGTTTTACTTTATCTAAGTTTATTtt
It encodes:
- the LOC119835534 gene encoding opsin-3-like, coding for MKTAQVRSDFSRTTHFVIKRFILFIFYRKKQQKSKMADNFTDNEPIALPYKMVSHEIQKHMLGWNIPAEHQHLVHEHWRQFPDVDKSSHYLLALIYTILTISSVTGNGLVIWIFSTSKSLRTPSNMFVINLAIFDLAMMGEMPHLIMNSFYQRMLGYELGCDIYAVLGSLSGIGGSITNAVIAYDRYKTISSPIDGRINRAQATLLVICTWLYALPFTVFPLTKTWGRFVTEGFLTTCSFDFLSDDIKTFVLCIAIWSYVIPMSLICTFYLKLFGAVRHHERMLKEQAKKMNVKSLASNKEDAGKSVEIRIAKVAFTIFFLFICSWTPYGIVAMIGAFGDRSLLTPVVTMIPAVFCKAVSCLDPWVYAINHPRFRVELEKRVPWMGVREPDPDAQSSTGSAVTNSADA